The following are encoded in a window of Acropora muricata isolate sample 2 chromosome 6, ASM3666990v1, whole genome shotgun sequence genomic DNA:
- the LOC136919656 gene encoding uncharacterized protein isoform X3, giving the protein MVIDQDIEPAHKRQRLDITGGESVDSGEEECVSEIVFALDYSSVVSDDDFKRELNFVQDLARSWNFSTELRVVVYGHDAKTLSLTLGNEQVFHGKSRALRKETWAEGKNRRIDRALSVAAENFSAGAKSGLQPHKVVVMITAGGQQSDAQKKDNHRLLVKAHEVLSERNIKVIIVPVGLHTDFKELGLIVKRPQSLYPLCGFGDMTLDKARGIARNIKETLDIETYAKKQLFALPKIPQGAELWENISLCSDALEGAWYLLYDDQKKPRKYETVKKFIRESIDTFFSTLVTESKIRISLAVFGPLGAGKSYFVNSLLKWGLGLGEGALTGPLPSSSGGSQTPIPIYVRYGRSLQVFLHSCSNEKKLLLQEADVNAHTLVTVENVLKTTFKDKTNFLDAKYVEIEGQFPVFHHLKEETRSMTQSGHLKLEVDVEFVDLPGCGDERGNESINLELSKADVVLFFDWGKSGRPVSAEDIAQVFRRRDEFKFTTRPKLVHVSNEREVSVPPSDEKKVIKEKKEDLEKAWSTFLSSSGGDEGASDCYQDVRAKLPQLTGEALLEKLSSESDVLYFHSGSAFIVESLKNIIKNHVGSVMIKEKIHPFLKHIHLAAKKLKTRAGNIIATSKTKHAEVEVNDAKVMEISTSFDIIPCENNASDLISEFLQPIILPLDLDLDGMQGSICEKFFGFEDTKRFLLKLLTESLESFTDQLIYDFREARRSMLESDASDLSEVVEIMCDSRAQQFCAYSASLYLHKIVDKEVNRNRRYKEAMKAKWSNSDSEERKEMCATFLNLSLESVLRSLGKRTRQLVRGSHFEMIERLKRDVQGLLRVRNANKTDSLRILMGKLPFVIEFCNKAIRDINPHPSLDVQTDVSIPEKMVDAHEGSTIPSQSNHEKIINEMTEILLKPGIKRNDSVHKLETKLKCKHGDLQLRETQGVDQLEWAKALIIVLSDKDHFNVELNPSLELSHGDKENERLLNFARKRLFAYQKSRVTCKMVINDGNSSIPDDEIHVMKISEEKSCLRVLVSLKMSNMLHSIRDDCKDPAQELAPIFIPSIRPGPSDDIRGNYFLEDDPWSKRWEDGTKDESEKQQNALNLSIFLVVEKHQVQQFRDTIKNLKTRPSNVNLVFIVLPQEGRGIGVTRAIIKSLAECFKFSLYWTIDDDIQFMYQFDENDRRWHKCALTRGLLFGQRVFQTCLEKTVKELSDDDRDELFEDVTSNWPPWAKKTKRRVRNLITDQSKFAEVQRNPARLHFPSALIAEDCSWDKEKEEELRECERQFVEICRKRLYEKSLNHIAGISLAHESTRRYDYMSKYPKADYMQSEQRYQIVLNNVWALKGRNFVTDEMIFREEENQVCDRAKRNTPYWGVKGSDKSFCRALKVSGVIGYQVIRIVHSHKRLRNVFDKVAPSYIGSQSPHRSEEEEEDEPQAGPSHIQS; this is encoded by the exons ATGGTGATTGATCAAGATATTGAGCCAGCTCATAAACGTCAGAGATTAGACATTACAGGAGGAGAGTCAGTTGATAGTGGTG AAGAAGAGTGTGTTTCTGAAATTGTCTTTGCCTTGGACTACTCTTCAGTTGTGTCTGATGATGACTTCAAGAGGGAGTTAAACTTTGTACAAGACTTGGCACGATCATGGAATTTTTCGACAGAACTAAGGGTTGTTGTGTATGGTCATGATGCTAAAACGTTGTCATTGACTCTAGGAAATGAGCAGGTATTTCATGGCAAATCAAGGGCGCTGAGAAAAGAAACATGGGCTGAGGGTAAAAACAGGAGAATAGATCGTGCCTTGAGTGTAGCAGCAGAAAACTTCTCAGCAGGTGCCAAATCCGGTTTACAGCCTCACAAAGTTGTTGTTATGATAACAGCTGGAGGTCAGCAATCTGATGCACAGAAAAAAGATAACCATCGCCTGCTTGTGAAGGCACATGAGGTGCTCTccgaaagaaacataaaagtcATTATTGTGCCGGTTGGCCTGCACACTGACTTCAAAGAGCTTGGTCTGATTGTAAAGCGACCACAGTCATTGTACCCACTCTGTGGATTTGGTGACATGACACTTGATAAAGCTCGGGGTATTGCACGCAACATTAAAGAGACTCTAG ACATAGAGACTTATGCCAAGAAGCAGCTATTTGCATTACCAAAGATTCCCCAGGGCGCTGAATTGTGGGAGAACATAAGTCTGTGTTCTGATGCATTGGAAGGTGCATGGTATCTTTTGTACGATGATCAGAAAAAACCAAGAAAGTATGAGACAGTCAAGAAATTTATAAGAGAAAGTATTGATACTTTTTTTAGTACCCTTGTTACTGAAAGTAAGATACGTATTTCACTTGCGGTGTTTGGGCCACTTGGGGCAGGTAAAAGTTATTTTGTCAACTCGCTGCTTAAGTGGGGTTTGGGTCTTGGAGAGGGGGCGTTAACTGGACCCCTTCCATCCTCCAGTGGGGGCAGCCAGACACCCATTCCAATATATGTAAGATATGGTAGGAGTCTTCAAGTGTTCTTGCACAGTTgtagcaatgaaaaaaaattattgttacaaGAAGCAGATGTAAATGCACACACCTTAGTAACAGTAGAAAACGTGCTCAAAACAACCTTTAAAGACAAAACGAACTTTTTGGATGCAAAATATGTCGAAATTGAAGGACAGTTCCCGGTTTTCCACCATTTGAAGGAGGAGACAAGGTCCATGACACAATCCGGCCACCTGAAATTGGAAGTAGATGTGGAGTTTGTTGACCTTCCTGGTTGTGGTGACGAACGTGGAAATGAGTCAATTAATTTAGAGTTAAGCAAGGCTGATGTAGTCCTGTTTTTTGACTGGGGAAAGTCGGGGAGACCAGTGTCAGCTGAAGATATTGCTCAGGTTTTTCGCAGACGTGATGAATTTAAGTTTACTACCCGTCCAAAACTAGTGCATGTTTCAAATGAGCGAGAAGTATCAGTTCCACCCAGTGATGAAAAGAAGGTCATAAAGGAGAAGAAGGAAGACCTCGAGAAAGCATGGTCAACTTTTCTTAGTAGTAGTGGAGGGGATGAAGGTGCCTCAGATTGCTACCAAGACGTGCGAGCTAAGCTTCCTCAACTTACTGGTGAGGCCCTTTTAGAAAAATTATCTAGTGAAAGTGACGTACTTTACTTCCATTCAGGGAGTGCTTTCATCGTGGAATCCCTCAAAAACATCATCAAGAATCATGTCGGAAGTGTAATGATTAAAGAAAAGATCCATCCATTTTTAAAACACATCCACTTAGCTGCCAAAAAGCTGAAAACACGCGCTGGTAACATTATCGCCAcatccaaaacaaaacatgcGGAAGTGGAGGTTAACGATGCGAAAGTGATGGAGATTAGTACCAGTTTTGATATTATTCCCTGTGAGAATAACGCAAGTGATCTGATTTCAGAATTTTTGCAGCCAATCATTCTTCCCTTGGATTTAGATTTAGATGGAATGCAGGGCTCCATATGCGAAAAGTTCTTTGGTTTTGAGGACACAAAGAGGTTTCTTCTAAAGTTGCTGACGGAATCACTTGAGAGCTTCACCGATCAGTTGATTTATGACTTCAGAGAAGCCAGACGGTCGATGTTGGAAAGCGACGCTTCAGATCTCTCGGAGGTGGTTGAAATCATGTGTGACAGCAGAGCCCAGCAATTCTGTGCCTATAGTGCGTCACTTTACCTGCATAAAATTGTGGACAAAGAGGTGAACCGAAACAGGAGGTATAAAGAAGCAATGAAGGCGAAGTGGTCAAATTCTGATTcggaagaaaggaaggaaatgTGTGCTACTTTTCTCAATCTTTCTCTAGAGAGCGTCCTACGTTCCTTAGGGAAACGGACTCGTCAGCTGGTGCGCGGATCGCACTTTGAAATGATTGAGCGACTCAAGAGAGATGTTCAGGGGCTCCTTAGAGTGAGAAATGCGAACAAAACAGACTCTTTGCGCATATTGATGGGTAAGCTACCATTTGTAATCGAGTTCTGCAACAAAGCAATTCGTGACATAAACCCTCACCCTTCCTTGGATGTCCAGACAGACGTTTCTATTCCTGAGAAAATGGTTGATGCCCATGAAGGCAGCACAATACCATCCCAGTCCAATCATGAGAAAATTATCAACGAGATGACAGAAATCTTGCTTAAACCTGGTATCAAGAGAAATGATTCTGTTcataaactggaaacaaagtTAAAATGCAAACATGGCGATCTGCAACTCCGTGAGACACAGGGAGTGGATCAGCTTGAGTGGGCAAAGGCGCTAATCATTGTTTTGAGTGATAAAGATCATTTCAACGTGGAGCTTAATCCTTCCTTAGAATTAAGCCACGGTGATAAAGAGAATGAGCGCCTTCTGAATTTTGCTCGTAAACGTTTATTTGCCTATCAGAAGTCTAGAGTGACATGTAAAATGGTGATCAATGATGGGAATTCATCCATACCCGACGATGAAATTCATGTGATGAAGATTTCGGAAGAAAAGAGTTGTTTAAGAGTGTTGGTCTCTTTGAAGATGTCTAACATGCTTCATTCAATTCGTGACGACTGTAAAGATCCCGCGCAAGAACTAGCACCCATATTTATCCCTTCAATCCGCCCGGGGCCATCTGACGACATTCGAGGAAATTACTTCCTTGAGGACGACCCTTGGAGCAAAAGATGGGAGGATGGAACAAAAGATGAAAGTGAAAAGCAGCAGAACGCTTTAAATTTAAGCATTTTTCTTGTTGTAGAGAAACATCAGGTACAACAGTTCCGAGACACTATTAAGAATCTTAAAACCCGGCCAAGCAACGTCAACTTGGTATTCATTGTCCTGCCGCAGGAAGGACGTGGAATTGGCGTAACCAGAGCAATTATCAAAAGCCTAGCAGAATGTTTCAAGTTTTCCTTGTATTGGACCATTGATGATGATATTCAATTCATGTACCAGTTTGACGAAAATGATCGCAGGTGGCATAAGTGTGCACTTACCCGGGGCCTTCTGTTCGGACAACGCGTGTTTCAGACGTGTTTGGAGAAGACTGTGAAAGAACTCTCGGATGATGACAGGGATGAACTTTTTGAAGACGTTACAAGCAATTGGCCACCTTGGGCCAAAAAGACCAAGAGACGTGTGCGAAATCTGATTACAGATCAGTCCAAATTTGCAGAGGTCCAAAGAAACCCAGCTCGTCTACATTTCCCATCTGCACTTATCGCAGAAGACTGTTCCTGGGACAAGGAAAAGGAAGAGGAATTGAGGGAGTGCGAACGACAGTTCGTTGAGATTTGCAGGAAACGTCTATATGAGAAGAGTCTTAATCACATAGCTGGGATTTCCCTTGCCCATGAATCAACAAGAAGGTATGACTACATGAGCAAGTACCCAAAGGCTGATTACATGCAGAGTGAACAGCGATACCAGATAGTTCTAAACAACGTTTGGGCTCTTAAAGGTAGGAACTTCGTCACTGACGAGATGATATTCCGCGAGGAAGAAAATCAAGTTTGTGACAGAGCGAAACGAAATACTCCATATTGGGGTGTGAAAGGCAGTGACAAGTCTTTCTGTCGCGCGCTAAAGGTGAGTGGAGTGATAGGCTACCAAGTGATTCGAATCGTACATAGTCACAAGAGGCTAAGAAACGTGTTTGACAAGGTAGCACCGTCTTACATCGGCTCCCAGTCCCCTCACAGGTctgaggaggaggaggaagacGAGCCTCAAGCAGGTCCCTCTCATATCCAATCCTGA